The following DNA comes from Henckelia pumila isolate YLH828 unplaced genomic scaffold, ASM3356847v2 CTG_461:::fragment_3, whole genome shotgun sequence.
TTAtcagtttttaaacaagtttaTCCACATATTTGTTTTTTAATGGTTggttgaaaatattatttttataatgctTGCTTGGTAAAATATTTGATGATTTTTAGCACAAAtcgatgattttgagatttattttagtgtttatttatttcaagATATTATTGAtacataattaaattatttaacaggttttttaattaaatagttatttcaagtatttatacatatatgtatgggcctatatgtattattttattagtttatttttaaaaaaaattctaagtaTTTAGTAGTTAGAGTCATTTCATGTTTATTTACAGTTTTTTCGAGTTCACAATTATCTCTTCTGTCTCCTTGTTTCTTCGAAACCGGTAgcaacaactacaacaataaagaaattaatgaagaacgttttttttaaaaaacatgaaATAAAGGATGCTACTGAAATTATCTTGTTGTCCAACAAGATTTCCTCCTCCGAAAAGGTATATATCGACAAAACCtgatccaaaaataaatatatataatgctCCAGCATTCGAAATAGGATAAGTAATATAGAAGATACCTTGGTTGAATATATGACATCAAAAACCGCTTCAGCTTTCACAGCATCCAAATGGATCTTGCTTTTTCCGAAACGAAACAGGCGGGGGAAGATATGGACACTACGTGGTATAGCTAATGACGGCACTCTCTCATACAACCAAGCCTAAGCCAAATATAATATAAGTAAACAAATTCAACAAATTAATAGCACAATAACTCATATAACTATATACTCACCATCAATCCAACCGTGCAACCATCCAGATAAAGTTTACTTGCTTGATTATCTAATTCTCGGTATAGAAATCGAAACTCAGCATCTCCCAAACCAATCTAAAAAAATGTGCTCAGTTCATCAATATAAGGAAAGATAAAACCAGGAGTAATGTAATTACCAGTCGAGAATAttacaaaattaaaaatgaacAAAATAAACATTCGAACAAAATCATCAATGACAGCTTCGACATTACTCCTTGCAAGTGAAACAAGCTTCTCTTTGATAACAATCCTGTGAGTATTGCTTATTTTCCCTCCAAAGTGTCGAGACAGGAAGCTTGATTCCAAATTCAGGTCCAAATCAACTTGTTGCCCTCTATGATGTAAACCAAGCACGATGGAGAAGTCTATTGAAGTTAAAGGTATGGAAATATCACCTCCAACAATGAACGAGCATGAAGGACTATCGAATCTGTAGTAGCTAGCctggttccattttacaagattaagtgattttaaacatgttagaaaatgacatataataataaaagtgtcaaaacatgtttaaggagtccttatttggtgaaaataagtggaaatcagatccggaacgttcGAAAATgatagggtaggtcccgggggtccaaaaatgagattggaaggaccaaaacagttcggagcatacggaccagttcggaccctccgaaccagTTTGGGccatccgaaccagttcggccCGTCCGAACTCCGCAGGGTCCAGGTGTCTAAACGGCTCGGACAAGTggaagttcggaccgtccgaactccgcctataaataggccctccgaaattcagaatttcacaccaaaatcaagttttctctctcggttcttaggcttttctaggggttttggggtgtttccagccttcctaggcttggtccgaaggttggccaggtgctccggggttgcggtggagcggtgcccaagttctggggcagttgtcatcagcgggctgatgaaggacgcatgtatagctctggatccttatagtaaatagggaatATGCTATAgagtagttaaggcttttagaataagattataatgcatgagtactttgcattgtagtgcggattataggcttggacatagtgctggtctagcttgcctaagtttatgaggtacggaagtactattcgagatatccagattgagtatgcatgtattatgtgtttgcatggattatgtgattgcatgttttatatgcctttataaatacagcatgtcatgactgtatgttgcatacatgagcatattgagtctttaccttagaggtatcatgtagtagggcgctcaccctacgagtttgtggatggttggatacgtaagtcttgtgtcaggtcatctttatggttggacacatgtactagtatcaggtcaccattatccactggatatatgagccacctcctgaggcgacggcgcagcgtgctatatatctTGGGCCCagtctatgagctagtttcttgacctgagagtcttggtacccagttcattttcatacatgcacacataacaccgtatactcatactctcgtactatgtttatcatgctcacgtcccgtactttgttgtatttggacactctattccatggggtaggtctgcggctggacgatgcgggtggttccaggagagcttaggcgatggtGGACCAGCAGGGTTATTTTCTAGGATTTTGTTTCtgatgtatttgggttaatacactggtttattcgatatggttgtaaacaatattttattggtgtttaagttttccgctgcttaatttatgatttatttatattaagttaaatgcatgcttaagcttctgattagtaggtgatcacggtgcggatcactaaatttatggtatcagagcatgtatagtaatcttgggatctagattgttggaattgggTTTAACCTTTAATCATCATGTAGATGGCGGGTCATGGTGACGAGAGTAGCCATGGCAGcgtaggtggacgctggggtgatCAGGACGATCGAGAGCATCGTCGGGGCCATCATCgccatcgccatgatgatctCAGACGtttcagcatgcataggtttatgcagatgggtccAAAACCTTTAGTCGGAGGAGACTCACCGGAGGATGCGGGGAACTGGATACGACGTATGGAAGTTTGTTTCCGGGAGTTccgatgcactgaggagcagcggatggagactcttgatttcCTGGTCGAAGGACGAGCTCGGAAGTGGTGGGATTCTACTTCTGCGTCTTTTATTGCAGCCCGAGGAGTTGCTACCTGGGATGAGTTCCGCACGGCTTTCCataagctatattttcctcctgctctccgacAGGCAAAGGCAAGCGAGTTGCTGGGTTTGCGTCAGGGATCAATGTCAATCGAAGAGTACCAattgaagttctttgagttgctGCCTTATTGCCCCCAGATTTCCGATAGCTCGGaggcgaagtataatctgttccttcaaggTCTTAATCCGGAGATTCATGATCGAGTTTCTGTGGGAGATGACATGTCTTACGAGGGATTagtgagtcgatgtcaccaggcagaggatagCATCCGCCATAACAGATCCTTCTACTCATCTAGACCCgcaagttctttgggtccccgtgctcagtcgttcaagaagtctggttctACTTCTTTTTCCTCAGGATCCGGTGATGTGATGTGTTTTGGCGGGAAGAATCAGGGTCCTTGCAGACATTGTGGTGGGAATCATCCTGCCAACAAGTGCCGAAAGGTATCCGGGGCATGTTTCCGATGCGGAGAGATTGGCCACctgaagaaggattgtccacaggcCGGGGGAGCTGGTTCTGGCTCAGGTTCTGCTTCTCAAGCTTCAGTGCAGCAGAGACCACAAGGACAGACGACAGGGGGTTCTAATCTGAAACCTCGTGTTTCCAGTCAAGTGttcgccttgaggcatgatcaggcggtggatgagaatgagaaagttatagcgggtacgttcttgttatttgatatacctgcttttgcactcattgatactggtgcatctcattctttcatttctgcacgttgtGTTAAGAAATATAAGTTGTCATACATCTTACTAGACACAGTGGTTGTTGTTTCTACCCCGATGGGTCAGTCTGCGTcgactaagcgtctagtgttgggttgccctttagagtttgaaggtaaTGTCTTGATGGTGAATCTCATGATATTGGCAATGGAAGATTTcaattgcattctgggaatcgATGTTTTGACTAcataccgagcttcagtggGTTGTTACCAGAGATTGGTAAGATTTCATCCAGTTGACGATGATAGCTGGTTCTTTTacggtgagggagcacgacctcaGATGCCATTGGTATAAGCTTTGAAAGCTTGTCGAGCTTTGGAATCTGGCGCGGAacgctacctcatctatgcagttgatacacTCATCGGAAGTGTTGGTATAAAAGCTATTCCTGTTGTTAATGAATTTagagatgtatttccagatgagattccaggatttcctccagtgcgcgaagttgagttcggcatagagttgatgccagagactttgcctatttctcgagcaccgtatcatctggccccgtcagagatgcgtgagttgaagcagCAACTTCATGATCTGTTGGACAAGGGTTACATTTGTCCCAGTGTTTTTCCTTGGGGAGCGCCTGTTCTGTTCGTGAAGAAAAATGATGGGTCTATgcgtttgtgcattgactatcgcaaGTTGAATAGGGTgacaatcaagaataagtatcctttgcctcgtatagatgatctgtttgatcagttgcagagtacttctgtttactcgaaggttgatttgagatctggatatcatcagatgagagtccaagatcaggatatagccaagacagcatttaggaccaggtatgggcattatgagttcctagtaatgccatttgggttgactaatgcaccagttgtatttatggatctgatgaattgTGTATTCCGAGAATTTCTAGACAAGTTTGTCAtcgtatttattgatgatatcttggtgtattcacatgATGTGAATGAACACGCTTACCATTTGAGGCTGGTGTTACAAACTCTAAGGGATAGACAGTTGTACTCCAAATTGAGTAAGTGCGAATTTTCGCAGGATcgggtggtatttcttggccacattatatccaAGGATGGAGTGTCTGTAGATCCGAGCAATATTGAGGCAGTAATGAACTGGTTGCGTCCGATGACGGTAgatgagatccgtagttttctgggtctagcaggatattattgtCTCTTTATCGTGAATTTCTCACAggtagctcgacctttgacacaACTTACTCGAAAGGGCgtgaattttgagtggtcctcagaaTGTGAAGAGAATTTTTGTGAACTTCGTAGACGGTTGACTTCCGCGCCTGTGttggctttaccgtctggatctggagggtatgtagtgtaCACAGATGCTTCCCTTCAAAGAATgggatgtgtcctgactcataatgggcatgtgattgcatacgcctctAGACAGTTAAAAGTTCACAAAAATAActacccagtgcatgatcttgagttagcagctattgtatttgcgttgaagatctggcgtcattatctttatggagaaagatttgagatcttcacagaccacaaaagtctcaagtatttgtttactcaggtagaattgaacatgagacagagacgttggatggattttcttaaggattatgattgtgaaattaagtatcatccaggggctgctaatctcactgctgatgctttaagtcgcaaggtgcgagtgTCTGCACTACAGACTTGTTCTGTGGCAAGTGAAATTGAAGATtattgttcttcagggtataccttcaagcataataaaggtatgcagagtatcaaGATGTTGGCGATCTTATCTGAGTCtgctttgtattctcggattcgagatgctcagatggctgatccgaagacccaacgtttggctcgtttagccaGGGATGATAGTtcgtctggattccattatcagtcagatggttttctttgtttatctggccgtattgttgttccgaaggatgatactctgagggaggagattttatcccaAGCTCATCGTtttaagttgagtattcatccggggagcaacaagatgtacaaggatttgcgtactaggttctggtggaaaggaatgaagaggagtgtgtatttatatgtttttagatgtttggtgtgtcagcaggtcaaggcagagcaccgacgacctggaggatttcttcacagtttacctattcctgagtggaaatgggagttgatcacgatggacttcgtgacccatttaccggtgagctcgaggaattgtgatgctatctgggttgtggtggaccgactcaccaagtcagcacatttcattccttataatcgggactacagttttgacagtatggcacggttgtacatccaggagattattcgattgcacggagtgcctgtgagcattgtcagtgatcgagaccccaggtttacttccaggttttgggggagtcttcagcgcgctatgagtactactctcagtttgagtacaacttatcacccagagactgacggacagtcagagcgcacgattcaTACTCTTGAAGATgtgttgcgagcatgttctatggattttggtccagcttggCAAGATCAATTTCCATTGATTgaattcgcgtacaacaacagttaccatcgcagtattgggatggatccgtttgaggcgttgtatgggcgacgatgtcgtactccaatGTTCTGGGAAGAATTGGGGGAGCGACAGatagagggaccagagttagtccaacagACTGCTGATATTTTTGggcagatcaagaagagaattaaggttgtacatgatcgacaggctagctatgcgaatgttaagcgcagacctttgcagttcgaaGTGGGAGAGAAACTGTTCCTGAAAGTCTCCCCATTTCGCAGAATTTTGAGATTCGGTGTCATGGGTAAGCTATTTCCTAGGTACATTGGTCCATTCGAAattctggaaagtgttggagatttggcttacagATTGGCTTTACCGTCGTATTTGTCtagtatccacgacgtgtttcatGTTTCACTATTGCGaaggtatgtggcagatgagtctcatatcttacagccgtctgaggtacagttggactTGGATTTGACATACGTGGAGAAACCTTTGTGTATcttaggtcataaggataatgTGTTACGCAACAaaaccattcctcttgttctagttcagtggcaacgccgaggcactgaggaggccacttgggaacttgagagtcgtatgcgtacagattatccagagctattttgaattgttgtatttttagACTGTAACGTGTAAAAtaaatcagtttgaataaaatatgtttattcagtattttactgcattcagtacttaagattgttcgaggaggaaatatcttaagtagggggagaatgtagtagcccggttccattttacaaaattaattgattttaaacatgttaaaaatgACATATActattaaaagtgtcaaaacatgtttaaggagtccttatttggtgaaaataagtggaaaatcaaatacggaacgtccgaaaatggtagggtaggtcccgggggtccaaaaatgagattggaaggaccaaaacagttcggagcatacGGATCaattcggaccctccgaaccagttcgggccatccgaacccagttcggaccgtccgaactccgtaGGGTCCAGGTGTCTAAacggctcggacaagtggcagtttggaccgtccgaactccgcctataaataggccctctgaaattcagaatttcacaccaaaatcaagttttCTCTCTCGGTTCTTAGGATTTTTTaggggttttggggtgtttccagccttcctaggcttggtccggaggttggccaggtgctccCGGGTTGCggtggagtggtgcccaagttctgggacaGTTGTCATCAGCggactgacgacggacacatgtatagctctagctccttatagtaaacagggagtatgctatagagtagttaagacttttagaataaggttataatgcatgagtactttgcattgtagtgcggattataggcttggacatagtgctggtctagcttgcctaagTTTATGAGGTACagaagtactattcgagatatccagattgagtatgcatgtattatgtgtttgcatggattatgtgattgcatgatttatatgcctttatatatacaacatgtcatgactgtatgttgcatacatgagcatattgagcctttaccttagaggtatcctgtagtagggcgctcactctatgagtttgtggatggttggatacgtaagtcttgtgtcaggtcatctttatggttggacacatgtactagtatcaggtcaccattatccactgcatatatgagccacctcctgaggcgacggcgcagcgtgctatatatccTGGGCCCagtctatgagctagtttcttgacctgcgagtcttggtacccagttcattttcatacatgcacacataacaccgtatactcatactctcttactgagcttatcatgctcacgtctcgtactttgttgtatttggacaccctattccatagggcaggtctgcggctggacgatgcgggtggttccaggagagattaggcgatggaggaccagcagggttattgtctaggcttttgtttctgatgtatttgggttaatacactggtttattcgatatggttgtaaacaatattttattgttgtttaagttttccgctgtttaatttttgatttatttatattaagttaaatgcatgcttaagcttctgattagtaggtgatcacggtgcgggtcactacagaatcTTTTAAAAAGATAGTATACTCTGCCACTACTCACAGGTAGAATTGACATGTCTATCCATTTACCAACTGGAGTATCTTTAATATATGCAGTCGTTCATTCCCTATAACCAACTTCAACTCCTCCATAATTATTTTACAATAAGCAGGGGAACATTGTGTAAATATTACCTTACCACTTTCATCGACTCAACATCATCACATATTTCCTCCTTATCAGCCATTTCTAATATTTCAAAAtcattacaaaatattttcattataaaaataacataatgaAATAttgcataaaaaaaaacaaaaacttcaaatttgGGAACAATTGGGTACTTATGTACAAAAATTTGTCAATTGTCTTTAACAATATAACACTATcgaatatatattcaaaaaaatcaaaaccatCATATTTCATAACAATATAACATTCATTTAACAAAATTGATCATTCTTCACCAAGATATACTTcaaaaacaaattcaagaacaaaacTCTATAAATtggagataaaatatttaaactgaGGAACTatcaaaaaaatacaaaacttAGGAATAATGATGTGAATATTTCGACAAATATATGCAAACAAGAAAGGTAGCAACACATTTGACCTACAAAACCCTAAAATTAATGGAAACACATAAATATTAAAGATTCGTACAATGAGAACCAAAATTATTCCTctaaaagataaattttctCAGTTACTCGAGGCAAATCATATATAGTGGTCTATTTCAAAAATGGAAAACAGAGTTCAACTATTTTCGATTTCTTCGACTTCTTCACAATGCCCGACTTCTTTTCCTTCCTCACTCCACAAGCTCCTTCGACTGACTTATCTAATGTCTGCTTCGTCTCGTCATCACTGCCATTTTTTGAGCTGAAAACCTTGTCGCCAAAGATCACTGCTTTCCTGCGAGAAGAATCGGTTGGGTGACGGAGGAAAACTACCGATCGTCCCTATTTTCtggttgtttatttatttaaaaattaagagTAAGGGGTAGATTAAATGATTTAAGAGACATTTTGATAAATTGACCAAaatagggagttgaaacaaagaGCAGAATTTTGTCAAAGATTGGAAacaaagattttttgaaataagaaaGAGGTATATGCATTTGCTGTTGGgaatttatcacaaattttcCCTAATATAATtgctaattataatttttttttaagaaaataaacttGACTTCAAATCATAGATTCGTAAATCGTAATCAAAGTAGCTAAACCACTGCTGTCAAATCTAACGTAGAGGGTGGTCGGCGTGCGTCATTCGTACTGAATTCAATTTACAATTATATAATTTCTTTTGTTCTCTAAATTATTgctaactttattttttttgaaatcaaaTTATTACTAAATTTATACAATAATAAAGAGTtcgatttaaaaattaaatactattttttttagttattaaaaaaatatcttgATCATTAACCAAAATGGTGGGgcataaattttatattgtcGTATGCAATGCATGATTTGTTATTAGCTTCTTACACACAAAATGTATGCTTATTAAATTTCAATGTCAGAGAATAATT
Coding sequences within:
- the LOC140872038 gene encoding uncharacterized protein; this encodes MAGHGDESSHGSVGGRWGDQDDREHRRGHHRHRHDDLRRFSMHRFMQMGPKPLVGGDSPEDAGNWIRRMEVCFREFRCTEEQRMETLDFLVEGRARKWWDSTSASFIAARGVATWDEFRTAFHKLYFPPALRQAKASELLGLRQGSMSIEEYQLKFFELLPYCPQISDSSEAKYNLFLQGLNPEIHDRVSVGDDMSYEGLVSRCHQAEDSIRHNRSFYSSRPASSLGPRAQSFKKSGSTSFSSGSGDVMCFGGKNQGPCRHCGGNHPANKCRKVSGACFRCGEIGHLKKDCPQAGGAGSGSGSASQASVQQRPQGQTTGGSNLKPRVSSQVFALRHDQAKYKLSYILLDTVVVVSTPMGQSASTKRLVLGCPLEFEGNVLMVNLMILAMEDFNCILGIDVLTTYRASVGCYQRLVRFHPVDDDSWFFYGEGARPQMPLV